The following proteins are co-located in the SAR202 cluster bacterium genome:
- a CDS encoding type II toxin-antitoxin system HicA family toxin codes for MYSSREIVRALERRGFTRVSQRGSHLKLRKTTSEGVLTAIVPVGG; via the coding sequence TTGTACAGCAGTCGAGAAATCGTTAGGGCGCTGGAGAGAAGAGGCTTTACCCGTGTATCCCAAAGAGGAAGTCATCTGAAACTGCGGAAGACTACTTCCGAGGGTGTGTTGACAGCTATTGTGCCTGTGGGGGGCTAG
- a CDS encoding type II toxin-antitoxin system HicB family antitoxin, with the protein MRNIDVVFYKEGRYWVAQALNVEVSSFGNTLREAKVAIKEALELYFEDEPEPEVLKISEAIVERITV; encoded by the coding sequence ATGCGCAACATAGACGTGGTGTTTTATAAAGAAGGAAGGTACTGGGTTGCCCAGGCGTTAAATGTGGAAGTCTCTTCTTTCGGGAATACCCTGCGAGAGGCTAAGGTGGCGATAAAAGAGGCCTTAGAATTGTATTTTGAGGATGAGCCTGAGCCGGAAGTGCTAAAGATATCAGAGGCTATTGTAGAGCGGATAACCGTTTAG